The genomic DNA GGGCAGggtgaggtcaagagtttgagcaGAGGAGGAAAGTTTGGAACAGCCACTGTAGAATGTGTGAGGGGAAGACAACAGGAATTGAATATGAAGATTGTTGAAGGCtggaagaatgaggaagaagttgaataGGATGACTGTCCATGGGCCAGTTACTCAGCatgatagatttatttatttatttatttatttatgagacagtcttgctttgtcacccaggctggagtgcagtggcatcttggttcactgcagccttgacctcctgggctcaaggtgatactcccacgtcagcctcctgagtagctgggatgacaggtgacaggcatgcaccaccgtgacCAGCTGgttttttagtagtttttttttttttttttttgagcgggctcttgctatgttgcccagggtgtttttgaactcctggcctggcctcaagttatgctcccaccttggcctctcaaagtgtggaattacaggcatgaactaccagaCCCAGCCAGTAGgggaattttaataaataattatccaGTCCCAACTTTCAAAAATGCTGAGTTTGAGAAATCCTGCCCtggaaaaattttaagtgtttaGTAGTCACTTGCGACTAGTAGCTATTAACAGCCTTGATAATAGAACATTTCTAATCGTCATTCCATCAGACAATTCTAGTCTAGAAGATTTTTGAGACTCTTTTTACCTCTGAGGTCCTAAGCAAAACAGtgaaagaaacagtaaaaagagCAAGCTAGTAAGGCTCAATCTTACTATCCTTACTAGATAgacaaaaaagacaatgaaaaaaataagcaaaaaaaaaaaaatagaactgcctTTGAGGCATTAATTTCCGATGAGAGCCCTTAAACCTGCATAGTTCTTTACTGAAATAGAAAGCTCATATTTTGATTCTGCATTTATTGTTCCCACAAAAGTGTGGTATTTGGATCAAATGAACTATTGTCTCTCTGTGGGCACGTTGACAGACTAGATGCTGCTTTGTAATCTACTGCTGTGCATTACTTGTCTGACTAATCCTATGCTTCTTTCTTGTTATCCTGCGGTTATAGCTATAAATGCATAGCCTTACCTCTTTTATTGGCAGACACTTTAGAGTGCAATAGAGAGTAAATGGGACTTACACTTACTATTATCCCCTCAGCTTTAATAATGACTGGTTTTAATTCTCCCTTTGAATGCTGAAATAAAACACCTTCCTGCTCATACCACACCTGCATCCAATCCTGGGCACCTGATTTCTGGAGAAAAATGAGATGTCTCTGGTATTTTCAAATATCCGAATAGCTTCCAGGCAGAAcaggaatgtttttaaaaattatccagtacTTAGAAATAAGAGAGGTGATTACTGAAGGTGCTTTCAGTGGAATGCTGGGCAATTGTTTGATGGATACTTGATGAATTAAGTCTGTAAGTTTGTGCACCTTTTGATTGACTCTCTATTTGAAAGAGGTTAACTGGTGGAAAACCAATAGCAGTGCAAATGATTCTTGCccatagcaatgcaaatggaatTTATCTGTAGAGATATAATTGATTTTCCCCTAGTAGAATAGATAATTCTAAAGTTTTCAATTTATCACCTTATAGGGTATTAACCAGTTTTGCATGTATTAGCATATTCACTTTAGTATTGACTGCCTTGACTACATAAatctgtctttatatttttcttcaaactAGTTTTAACATCTTACTCTTTATTCATTAATGGGTGGAAAAAAATCTTTGACACATTCATGTTACATTTCTATGACAGttgtgttttttaactttttgaaaagtaTACTTAGAAGAAATGTAACTTGGTCAGGTATTGCTTCTGGATTAAGTGCTCCTTAATTGTGCCCCGCGTACCTCTTACCTCCCTAGCCTCACAGTAGTGCCAGCCTTGTCTTAACCCCCAACTTCTGGTCAATTGTAGCCAATGGGAGGTAGTACAGGTTCAAGAGGGCAAGGGGAGAGTGAGGTTCTGGTATTTATCGCTCCAGATTCTTCCGTGGGATTTTGTCTTGGACAGGCAACATGCCGCTGTCTATTTTGGGATTCCTGcaatctcttctttccttcagtGTGGTAGGGCTGGGGTGGTTGCTAGCTACATTATCTCTGTGGTTTTCCCACACAATGGTCCCTTATTAATTCCACTTTTGTACTACCCAATTCTGTTGCAAGGCCTGCAAATAGAATGGGCTGCTTTTAGAAAAgtaactccactccattccagggGTGTTCAAGCCAAGGCTAGATGGTCAGAAGACACTAGTGCCATGAAGGAATTCTCTGCTCTGGGAGAAGGCAAAACTGTGCAACTCTGATTTCTAAATATGGAGGCTGCATAGGTCTACAAAAAGCTAtcttgcttgtgtgtgtgtgtgtgtgtgtgcgtgcgcgcatATGTGTTGTGTGCAGGAGTGATGGGGATTGGGAAAGAGAAATGTCAGAAAGGAGAAACATATTGTCGTGTTACTATATATGTAGCCAAGGGAGGTTTGTTGATGGTCTGGAAGAGACATCTAGGTTAGTAAAAGAGAgggctgaggccgggcgcggtggctcacgcttgtaatcccagcactttgggaggccgaggcggatggatcacgaggtcagcagatcgagaccacggtgaaaccccgtctctactaaaaaaaaatacaaaaaattagccgggcgtggtggcgggcgcctgtagtcgcagctacttggagaggctgaggcaggagaatggcgtgaacccgggaggtggagcttgcagtgagccgagattgcgccactgcactccagtctaggcgagagagcgagactccgtctcaaaaaaaaaaaaaaaaaaaaaaaaaaaaaaaaaaaaaaagagagggctGAAATTGAGGGAGAGATTTTGCTGGATTAaattgagagacaggactagttggatttcctaggccgactaagaattcctaagcctagctggggaaggtgactgcacccacctttaaacactgggcttgtaactcagctcacacctgacccatcaggtagtaaagaggggtcactaaaatacaaattaggctaaaagcaggaggtaaagaaatagtcaaatcatgtatcacctgagagcacagggggagggacaatgattgggatataaacACCAGGCATTCAAGCTGGGAgtgggcaaccccctttgggtcccctcccattgtatggaagctctgttttcactctatgaaatcttgcaactgcacactcttctggtctgtgtttgttctggctcaagctgagcttttgctcactgtccaccactgctgtttgccgccGTTGCAGACCAGCCATTGACTTCCACCCTCCAGATCCGGCAGGGTGTCCGCTGGGTTTCTGATCCAGTGAGGCGCCCATTGCCGCTTCTGTttgggctaaaggcttgccattgttcctgtgCAGCTAAGTGCCCGGGTttgtcctaatcgagctgaacactagtcactgggttccacggtcCTCTTCCAGGACCCACAACTTCTAacagagctataacactcaccacatggcccaaggttccattccttggaatccatgaggccaagaaccccaggtcagagaacaagaggcttgctgccatcttgggagtggacaccaccatcttgggagcagcctgccaccatcttgggTGTTCTAAGAACAAAGATCCACCAGTAACAAAATGTGTCAAAATTGGTGAATGTTTaggtctgcttttaaaaaatgtgactaCCTAACTGTATGCTCCAAGTAAGAGTATACCAGTCTTGTGTTCAGGTATAGATTTAACTTGGATATGCTAAGAACTGAGTACTCTAtgtaacagaaaaaagtttccgGATGTGCTGCCTATAGTATGATCAAGATGGTGAAATGTCATCTCAGATTTAACTGTGCAATATTCTCATAAAAGGCCTTCTTTGTGGTAGAGAACCTGTGTTAAATTTCAGTCCCCATGCTAGAACAAGTAGAGGCCTATGCTCAgccctggctgtttttttttaaatttttaaaattttttaatttttatttttgagacagagtcttgctctgtcacccaggctggagcgcagtggcatgatctcagctcactgcaacctccacctcccgagttcaagtgattctcctgcctcagcctcctgagtagctgggactacaggtgtgcgccaccatgcccagctgatttttctatttttattagagacggggtttcaccatgtgggccaggctggtcttgaactcctgacctcaagtgatccacctgcctcagctccccaaagccctgggattacaggtgtgagccattgcgctgGCTGGTGCTTTAAGAGCTGGTATAGGTATGGAAATGGGTGAGGCTGGCCCAGGTTACCAGAATCTCAGTTCCAGGAAAGTGCAGCTCAGCAAGGAAGGGAAGATTGATGACTTGTAAACAGTTTGAATTGCTCTAGTGGTTCTCCCTGCCACCCCATCCACACTCACTGTGGGCTAGTACCTGTGTCAGATGCTGGGGATCCAAAAATCACTAGTAAGACATAGGTTTGCCTTACAAGACTTTCCCACCTCTGACAATATCAACTGAGTGAtcttttaaatcttaaatattaTGTAATGAAATCAATATCTTTGACAAGAGGCCTTTTGGGAAAGCACATTGGAAGATATGTGTTGGGGTTTGAGGGGACTAAAAAATAATGCCTGTCTTCACCACCCAAATTTGAAAGCAATTGATAGATGCAGCAGGTAGACTGATTGCAATTATAGCATAGTTAAATGTTTGTATAGTATGGCTTAGGTTCAAAGATGAATGGACTTGTTTGGGACACCGTTCTGCCTCCCCATCTCCCAGTATGGAATTGCCCATCCAGTTGGAGATTCGGTAGACCATTTGAGTCtactgaatgcacacatcaaccAAAGAATGCTGCTCCCTCTAAACTGGgacaaaaagggaagaaagtaatCAATTCTCTAGTGCTTACAATCTTTTAATAGATTAGTCTTACAGTTCAGAAACGGGCTAATTGCTGTCACCCCAAATCAGATTTCACACTCATCAGTGGGGAAAGGCAAGTAATAGATGGGGTGGAGGTTATGAGTGTTTCTACAGATAAAACTTTCTTCCAATGGGAAACAAGAGGAGTGGGGAAATAAATGTTCATTCTAATTTTCCCCTACCTTTTGATCTTAATCATTAAGTTTATGGTCAATCAGGGTCTATCTATCACCTCTTGGAAAGGAGATGAGCAGCTACGAGGGAAGTCTTGCCCCCACCTTTTGAGATTGCTTCAGTACTGTGCCTTTTTGGCTTCTCCTAGGAGTGTTGGTGAAGAGTGTTAACTTTGTAGCCAGAGGTTCTTATTTCAGATAAACACATTTTAATCTTCATATTAATTAACTCCAAGACCATTATGTGTCAAGATAAAAACATTTGGCTGCTAGGTCCTTTACAtgggttattattttttctagttgGCTCAGGGAAGCTCAGCTCTGTTTATTGTAGTACCTTAGTGACCATAGTTCTGTAAGGGGTGGAAGGTAAATGTGTTGCCCACTGTGGGCTGgtactataaaaatgttaaaagaaaaattttagacaaattaaatttcacAGTTTATCTGAACAAAGAACAActcatgaattgggcagcactCAGAACCAGAAGAGGTACGAAGGATTCTGCTTAGCATTGTTAGTAGGAAGCTTTTATAGGCTGAACACAGAAGCAAAATAGAGAAATCACCTGATTGGCTACAGCTAAGTGTCTGCCTTATTTGGGCTTGGTGTGATGAGTTGGCTGCCTATGATTGGCAGAAACCTGGCTGAAATCTGGCTGCTTGTGATCAGATGAAACTCAACTATTTATTATACTCCTAAGTTTCAGTTTGCTTATGTATGAAATTAGGTTGCAGTTTGTTATATAAAAACTCAAAGTACAGAGACAACCTCTGGCAAATGGCCtctgacttattttatttaacagaagTAAGCAGACCACAGTCCCCTTATGAGGCATTTGAAAGAAAATTCATGGATCTCTGGTTTCCCAGCTATCTTATAGACATAGTGGCTCCTTTTTGGCATCCTAGGGGCCAATAAGACCAGCAGCATTTACAGAGGGACAAAGACAACCTTTACCTAGAGTAATCCACAGATCCCAACTAGTCCAGGAAACAGCACAAACTCCATCCTCTCCCTGGAACAGAGACTGGCCCCCAAGGCCATACTCAGGTCTCAGCATCAGAATAGAAACCAAGTCTGGCCTTGCACTCTGCTGCTTGAAGACCCTAGTAGCTGTTTAGTTTAGGAGATGATAAATTAAAGCTGGAGTAGAGCTTAGGTTGTCATCTTCTCAGAATCCACTGTTCCTTGTTCTTGAGCTGCTTTAATGGAGAATCCTTAGccaaatgtaattttaaagttaatttagtGCCTTCTTAAAGGATAAAGCTCACAAGCTCCAGCAGAAACTCCCAAAAATAACTAATACAGAAATTCTTAGTAGTAGTTTCAGCCCACCTTGGTTAAAATCTGAATACTGTAGTTTTTAGCATTTAATTTAGAAAAGATTAGAGTGAGAGACTTTTGGGAGTATCTTTTTAGAAATTacactggctgggcgtggtggctcactgctgtaatcctagctctttgggaggccaaggtgggtggatcacttgaggccaacatggtaaaacccccgtctcaactaaaaatgcaaaaattagccaggcgtggtggcacacctggTGTGTGCCagctaacttgggaggctgaggcaggagaatggcttggacctgggatgcagaggttgcagtgagccaagatcacgctactgctgcgctccagcctgggtgacagagcgagactccatctcaaaaaagaaaaaaaaaaaaaagaaagaaaagaaatcacacttACATGAAGAGCAGGCTtacagggaaagggagggagtagAAAGGAAATTTCTATTGAATGCTACAAGGCTCAAAGTACTAGatgctattttatttaatcctgaGAATAGCAgtgtaataaattattgttgtctCCATTTTAAGGTGGAGATACAATTTAACTGAAGAGCAGATAATTTACATTATTTGCCCCAATTTGCTCCTATCTGCCCTATTCCAAGGCCCAAACTTGTTTCTCTGATACTAAGTATCAACAGAAACTACCATCGTGACTAGTACTAATATTAggtatattttctaattcttgttATTCTGATCATTAGTGCTTAAAAAGAGTTTGTGTTTTATGTTCTGAGTTGGCAGTGTAGTTAGGGAAGCTGTTCTGCTTTGCAGTAAGTCTGGATGGAGGGAAAACAGGCGGATAACGTATAACAGCAACCAGAAAAGAgtgaaggggaaaagagaaagcttCATGACTTGGAGCTGCAGCAGCTCCTCCTTTTCCCAGCCAGCAACCGGAAGCAAGGGAACCTGGTATGCCCCTCCCCTATCTCCTACAGACCCGAGCCCAACACCTTATCTCaaagcttttctctctcttctctcattcaCACAATCTCCAGGTAcatctctcttcctccatctccatttttctctccttgtcATTCTGTGTGAGAGTCCAAACCTCCCTCTCGTTGTGAAGACGCTCTTGAGTAGTACTGATGATGATGCACAATAAGGAAAATCTCCAGTCTGAAGTAGAAGCAGAGGAACCTAAACAAGTTTACCTCCTCACCCTTAAATGTTCCAAAAGAACCCCGAAAGCCTTTTCTTAACTTAAATGCATTTAATTCAATCTGTTTCTCTTCAAGTAGTAACAGTCAAGATTGAAAAATTCTTTCCttactcagttttctcttttagttATTGGAATTACAAAATCATTGCTTTTTGCGATTTTCACATGAGCTCTCTGGGATAAAATTTTAAGTAAGCTTTTGTTAGTTAATTTTGGAATGTATTACTTCCAagattatttttatgtgaaatacaTTTCTGAATTCCAAACAAATGGATTACAAATAAACTTTCAAAATGCAACTTGTTTCTAAGTTGAATTCTGCCTTTAAACTGTTTGGGTTAATGAGAAACAGTAAAATAGCAATgtaataatatactttaaaatgtttaataccTATAGGATTTGCTACCAAAATTATTTAGATTAAGGatagttattcttttatttaacaattcAGAGAAAAGTTAAAGTTTGCAAACACATTATATAGTAATGAAGTTCCAACATCTactaacaacaataaaaaactattCAAAGTTTCACAAAGCCTTTTTAATTGCATAAATTGCCAATGTAATACTATTGATGATGATTTGCTGAAATGCTGATATACAATTAACTCCACAGTCATCAAATTAATGCTAATTTGTCTTATTTGATATTCAATTATAGAACAAGAGTATTGATGTTATTTGGCTTCCAACAGCTCATTTCCAGAGTCAGACTATACCTTTCTTGGTCCTGAATCAGAGTTTAGTACACGAAGGCTGATGATTGAGCAATCTAATTGAGATAATAGAAAGTCATGAACTAGATCCTCTTGGTGAtaattatttcctaattttgtcctattattttctaaaaatgttgatTGTTCTTGAACAGACCACTGCTGACTTGTAATTTTAATGTCTATGCTTTGCTTTCTTATATGATCAATTAGAACATTACTATTTGGATaagaatttcttttataattttgggaCTTGGATATTTGCTTCTTGTTGCTCAAATATTGCTGCATACATGATATTTTATGAGGCATTTAAAATTTCACTTGAGAAGCTTAACAAATTATCCAGTGGTGTTACATtatttagtttatatatatatttaaaaggcttTGAGTAACATTTGACAGGTGAGGCACTGGAAGTGGGTATGCTCATTGGTTTTCCTACAGAAAACGTTCTTTCCAATTTTCCAGTTTGGGCACTCATTTCATGAATAACAGCTTTATCAAGGTAACCCACAAATTGTTTTGTTAGACTAGAAAAATTCTGTGAGAAATTATAGACTGCATTCCAAGATCTGTTTTCTAGTGTCTGcttattagttttcttctttagtttatCATCTACAGTTGTGTGGCCCGCTTTAAAAGACATGGGGATCTGTATATCTTTTCTCTGTACTGTAGGCGTGGTTTTTTGGggtttgaaaagagaaatagattgATTGCCAATTATAGATTTGAAGATTTCACAATTTCTTTCTAAAAcgaaatttgttcttttatgtgggtaaatgttttcattttccaaaggatgagaagaaaatctattttttgtCAAAAGTAACATTCGCACATATTCTGTGTCATGGAAAATTATGGGATTTGTGTCCTTTTGTTCCTGTGGATTAAAGTAAAGAGTAATTAGTCGTAAGTTCATCGAGTCAAGAAAGctccatatattttaaaacatgtaaataaaattgtaaaatattctaaaagtgactacatacaaatatttaatatgaacAGTAGCATTattcaaatacatgaaaatactgTACTTGTATGTAACATACATCCTTCTTATCTTAATATTCTATAGAGATGTTAGTGATAAAACTTGAACTTTTggccttaaatttttttgaaataaattggaatatgaaaaaattaatatatttgttaaatatctgAGGTACTGCCATTGAGAAATAAGGTAGTTGTTCTGGCATTTCTTAGGTTTCCATGttctagaaattaaaaagcaTACCAAAAAATGGATTGAGCCAAAGTCCAGAAGAGACATAACTGATTACAGGCCAAAATTACAAATCTGGATATTCtagtaaataattcaaaaaattaaaaattatctctacAACTGTTATTATTGTACCCTAATACTTAGCACAACGTGACACCTAAAAagtgctcaatatatatttgtggaataaaatagccaaagtaataGATTGACTTAAGAATAGATCATTTTTATTGCAGTAATATCCAAGTCTGCTATAATTACTGAAAAGATGACAAAGATCTAGTTTTGCAATCCACTGGTGATGCCAATATTACCTATTTAGCCATAGAAATGGATGTTTATAATGTTTTTGGTCTGTCCAACACCTTAGGGAATTTTCCACTTGACAAGTCTATGTACCCTTAGGTAGAGGCAAGAACCATGTTTGTCGGCTTGTTTGCGGTTAGGGCACAGGCATTTGCCCTAGGCTCTGCCATTCAGATACACCTATGAAGTCTTCAGTTCAGAGAAAGCAAGCACTGTGAAAAAGTATTGGGAAAACTATTCTAGTGAGGGTGGTAGGAGTTATATCTAGCTTTGAATGACAGCAGTAGCAAATGTCTTAGAGTATTCCCTGCTCAGCATCAGAGTTGTAAACTTTTATCTGTGACAATAGCATGGGCCTCAGTGGGGCAGTCTGGGGCTATATAATTAGATGATTCCTGACTAGACAGCTTTCGAGCCATACTGCCTCTCTAGAGAGCATGAGTTACTAAATAGCCTTTAATAAATGCACTTTCTGGTTGAAAAAGCCAAAACAGAATGTTAGAAAAATTGACACATGGTCATGGTCCCATCATTTTAGAACtggggtcttgttatattgcccaggctggattcaaatgcctgggctcaagcagttcccctgcctcagactccagagtagcggggattacaggtgcacaccactgcattctgctagattggtacagccatttttaaaaaatgctttttattctaCAGTTCTATTATAATCAAGCAAATTTGATAAAGCCTTCTTCataaagaaaaacactgaattttCAGCTGGTGTAAAGGAATCCCTTGTTTGGGGGTTGTGCAAAGTGCATTAAGAACTTAAGTGCTGTTATCACTTTGGAATATGAAACCAAGAGTTAAGAAGGATTTATCAAAGATTCTGGTCACTAAAATATATTGGTGATTCCCGTAAGTCATATGACTACACATATTTACTTAACAATAGATGATATGCTTATTACCATGTGAGAAGTTGCCGTCTTTGTTGGACTAACGTTGATTACCTTGGCATGTGGATTTTTCAATTCATCCTCAAAGCACAATGGGAGCaagcttttctttcttactgACCTATACTTACTTAATTGATCATTTCTgactgatttgttttcttttatattaaaatcatTCATCGGtggagatttttttctgaaaataaacacaGTTCAGGGTAATGTTCATGGGGCTGATTACAGCTTGTCAGTTCTTGTCTGCCTCCTTTTATCCCTGGAAGTCACTGTCAACTTCTGCACCAACCTCTCTCCCACAGACTTTCAAACTGACAAGATCATCCCATCCTGCCTGGTTTGTGGGAGAAAACAGCAAGAGTAGGAGTGGAAGCAAGAGAGTCATGTATATGCCTCTTTGGATTTTGAGTGGGGACGAGTTGTATTATTACGTAGGTTGAGGAGAACACCAAAGGTAGAGAGGTATTTGTAACATCCTATGTTGAAATTCTGGAAGAAGCTTCACAGGGCAGCTTCATGCTAACATAGGGTGGCCCCAGCTTTGTTAAGAGGATAGAATAGTGTGGTCAGGCAGAGACAGGATATAGTTTTTAAACTGAGTTATACCTAAAGTGGTTGTTCATTATTGATTCAAACAAAGTTTGAAACACACTggattaatgatttttttcattatatagaGATTGAAGGGTTcatgagaaaaatgagaactTTATCCAAAGAAAGCTACTTTTCCATGTCCATGTTGTCATGTAAGTAAATGTGTGtattgactaaaaaaaaaaattgtattccctctattcatttttccatgcCTTTCTCTCCATTTGACAATCCTCAAGGTCTGGATGTGATATCTAGTGGCTAAGCAGTCTTGGACCATTCATTGGATTGTGCTATGGAACTAAATAATAAGGCGGAATACATTTATTCTTGtcaattataaaatgtttcctaCTAGAAACATCAttaaacagaacaaaatattaagcattttaaaataaattaccttttATTTCTATCGCCTTCTGAGTGACCAACAGAATCCAGTggtttcctaggttttttttcaatttgagctgaaattttaaaagattttcataAAAGACACATAGATATTCTGACATTTAGGAAAATATCTtgcacaaaatattttacaatttaaaataacatatggaAAGCACCTAGTATAGTGCCTGGTCTGTAGTAGCTACccagcaaatatttcttgaatgaactAGATAGAACTGGAAAAGACTGAGATCAAAGCCCTAGTATTTGGCTAAAACAGATCAAACATAAAAGTGGTGTTGGAGATTTTTTTGTGGAAGAAAGGCATCCCTAAATTTTCAAATCTCTCTGATATGTGGAGTCATTATTAACCAGTAGGAAGCTTCAGACATTTATCACTTGGTAGGGAGGGAAGACAGTTTGCAGATATCAAGCAGATCTTGCCATGTGGCATGAAGTAAGCATCATCCAAGGTTGATCTCTTCCAAATATGTCTGGTGGCCACTCCAGCATTTTTCTAGATACACATGCTATTAGCAACAGTTTTAGCTTTTTCCTTGTCCTCAAGTAGTTTATATTCTAGTGCAGTACTTCCCAGTCTTTCCCATATAATGGCAAGCATGctaattaatattatttgtacAGTATACTGGAATAAATGCTTGAGTCTGGGCAGGCTACCATAGGGCCAACTGAGCAGCCTTGATGGCCAAGGAATCAATATTTCAGCACACCTATAACCCCCTCCAAGCACAACAGGTTACCACAGTACTATTTGGGAAGCTCTGTTCTAGAGGGAGGAAATGgtcaataaacaagtaaacaaggggcatggtggtgtgcccctgtaatcccagctactcaggaggctgaagtgggaggactgcttaaggccaggagtttgaggccagctgggGCAgtatagtaagacccccatctcaaaaaaacaaaaacaaaaacaaaaaaaaccccgaCAGCAACAAAAGCAAGTAAACCAAccaacaaataaatgtataatataatttCGAATAATTGGGAAGTATTTGCAGAATTCAAGTACTATGGAAGAATATAAACATGGTACTTCACCTAGGGTGGCTATAGAAGGTCTCTTTTAAGAGGGGATATTTGAGCTGAAATCTGAgtaaagagaaagaggca from Nomascus leucogenys isolate Asia chromosome 5, Asia_NLE_v1, whole genome shotgun sequence includes the following:
- the C5H1orf141 gene encoding uncharacterized protein C1orf141 homolog isoform X1, which encodes MAEKILEKLDVLDKQAEIILARRTKINRLQSEGRKTTMAIPLTFDFQLEFEEALATSTSKAISKIKEDKSRSITKSKMHVSFKCEPEPRKSNFEKSNLRPFFVQTNVKNKESESTAQIEKKPRKPLDSVGHSEGDRNKRKKSPPMNDFNIKENKSVRNDQLSKYRSVRKKSLLPLCFEDELKNPHAKVINVSPTKTATSHMEQKDTNPIIFHDTEYVRMLLLTKNRFSSHPLENENIYPHKRTNFVLERNCEIFKSIIGNQSISLFKPQKTTPTVQRKDIQIPMSFKAGHTTVDDKLKKKTNKQTLENRSWNAVYNFSQNFSSLTKQFVGYLDKAVIHEMSAQTGKLERTFSVGKPMSIPTSSASPVKCYSKPFKYIYKLNNVTPLDNLLSFSSEILNAS